Proteins co-encoded in one Bacillus paramycoides genomic window:
- a CDS encoding YdeI/OmpD-associated family protein — MSIIDKLKLNKYTNMVVSNEPSDYDIFTGKETAFSKDHDAIFIFVETLDEMVKQTNFIISNEELLIEKGYIFFAYPKKGNSRYSTFIHRDEMFPALSVGEDGYVGQSDIKFARMVSMDDVFTVVGLKREKKKEKKTPAMSQCVADYADRIKDVEALLVNHPNELTFYQSLTPGYQKDWARNLFSVKQEKTREKRLEKMIEILSQGYKTIELFRKKKK, encoded by the coding sequence ATGTCAATTATTGATAAATTGAAACTTAATAAGTATACAAATATGGTCGTAAGTAATGAACCTAGTGATTATGACATTTTTACAGGAAAAGAAACTGCATTTTCCAAAGATCATGATGCCATTTTTATTTTTGTAGAAACACTTGATGAAATGGTGAAACAAACGAATTTTATTATTAGTAATGAAGAATTACTAATTGAAAAAGGCTACATATTCTTTGCGTATCCGAAAAAAGGTAATTCTCGTTATAGTACGTTTATTCACCGTGATGAGATGTTTCCTGCATTAAGCGTTGGCGAAGATGGGTATGTAGGACAGAGTGATATTAAATTTGCACGAATGGTAAGTATGGACGACGTCTTTACTGTTGTAGGCTTAAAGCGTGAAAAGAAAAAAGAGAAGAAAACGCCTGCTATGAGTCAATGTGTTGCTGATTATGCAGATCGTATTAAAGATGTTGAAGCATTATTGGTTAATCATCCGAATGAACTTACGTTTTATCAAAGTTTAACACCTGGATATCAAAAAGATTGGGCACGTAATTTATTTTCTGTAAAACAAGAAAAAACACGTGAAAAACGTCTTGAGAAAATGATTGAAATTCTTTCACAAGGATATAAAACAATTGAATTATTCCGTAAGAAGAAAAAATAA
- a CDS encoding arylamine N-acetyltransferase family protein: protein MTSLQHKLFTRLNLAKRTEVKFEELNTILFTFAHTIPFENLDVIARNANTITMENLQDKILTSSRGGLCYELNTLFYYFLQDCGYDVQLALGTVYKNDINAWALEDGHITIILNYDNVRYLIDVGIASLVPLVPVPFTGESVSSKNGTYRVRRKDTSKGNYVLERKDTNGEWKVCHAFYNRIIDEAVVNDVQRRVIEDEKSIFNKGPIAVKLTDSGHVSLTNTSLTEIIHGEKVKREITENLYRDLLFTLFAIEL from the coding sequence ATGACAAGTCTACAACATAAGCTTTTTACAAGATTGAATCTTGCAAAGCGTACTGAAGTGAAATTTGAGGAATTAAATACAATTCTCTTTACATTTGCACACACTATACCATTTGAGAATTTAGATGTTATAGCACGTAATGCGAATACAATTACTATGGAAAATTTACAGGATAAAATTTTAACTTCATCCCGCGGCGGACTTTGTTATGAATTAAATACTCTTTTTTACTACTTTTTACAAGATTGTGGTTATGATGTACAACTTGCACTTGGAACCGTATATAAAAATGATATAAACGCTTGGGCACTTGAGGATGGACATATAACGATTATTTTAAATTATGATAACGTACGATACTTAATTGATGTAGGGATTGCTTCATTAGTACCTCTAGTCCCTGTACCTTTTACTGGTGAGTCAGTTTCTTCTAAAAATGGTACGTATCGAGTGAGACGAAAAGATACGAGCAAAGGGAATTACGTTCTAGAAAGAAAAGATACGAACGGTGAGTGGAAAGTTTGTCATGCTTTTTATAATCGTATCATTGATGAGGCAGTAGTGAACGATGTTCAAAGAAGAGTAATAGAAGATGAGAAATCTATTTTCAATAAGGGCCCAATCGCAGTCAAATTAACGGACTCTGGCCATGTCTCTTTAACAAATACTAGTTTAACTGAAATCATTCATGGTGAAAAAGTGAAACGTGAAATTACAGAAAATCTATATAGAGATCTTTTATTTACTTTATTTGCTATTGAGTTATGA
- a CDS encoding MepB family protein, protein MTKGGVFLNNFNDIIRNLNNLVYKPNNLMITNLKEEKQNAEYAGCIFHLNNKTICFRKSKITPNKIGQFVSFWEKDDNMQNQAFSYDAAPDLLVITCIDDNKLGQFIFPKEILLKEKILRIQNQKGKMAMRIYPIWDNPVNNQAIKSQMWQLQYFVDLSNHNNLPKDKLLNLYS, encoded by the coding sequence ATGACTAAAGGGGGAGTTTTCTTGAACAATTTTAATGATATAATCCGTAATTTAAACAATTTAGTTTACAAACCTAACAATTTAATGATTACGAATCTAAAAGAAGAAAAGCAAAATGCAGAATATGCAGGATGTATATTTCACTTAAACAACAAAACCATTTGTTTTAGAAAATCAAAAATTACTCCTAATAAAATTGGACAATTTGTTTCTTTTTGGGAGAAAGATGACAATATGCAAAATCAAGCGTTTTCTTATGACGCTGCTCCTGACTTATTAGTTATTACTTGTATAGACGATAACAAACTAGGACAATTTATTTTCCCTAAAGAGATTCTTCTTAAGGAAAAAATCTTGAGAATACAAAATCAAAAAGGCAAAATGGCTATGAGGATTTATCCTATATGGGATAACCCCGTCAACAATCAAGCTATAAAGAGCCAAATGTGGCAACTTCAATATTTTGTTGATTTAAGCAATCATAATAATTTACCTAAAGACAAACTATTAAATTTGTATTCGTAG
- a CDS encoding DUF4180 domain-containing protein yields the protein MEIKKLVIDGIHIAVIKNDKVLISDVQTALDLMATVQYEVDAKHIIIDKSFISESFFDLKTRLAGDILQKFINYRVKIAIIGDFSMYTSKSLQDFIYECNKGKDIFYLATEQQAIEKLSTLKY from the coding sequence ATGGAAATAAAGAAATTAGTTATCGATGGAATACATATTGCTGTCATAAAAAACGATAAGGTATTAATTTCCGATGTTCAAACTGCGTTGGATCTTATGGCAACAGTTCAATATGAAGTAGATGCGAAACATATTATTATTGATAAATCATTTATAAGTGAAAGCTTCTTTGATCTAAAAACACGGCTTGCGGGTGATATTCTTCAAAAGTTTATAAACTACAGAGTAAAGATTGCTATCATTGGAGATTTCTCTATGTATACTAGTAAAAGCTTACAGGATTTTATTTATGAATGTAATAAAGGGAAAGACATTTTTTACTTAGCAACTGAACAACAAGCAATTGAAAAACTAAGTACATTGAAGTATTAA
- a CDS encoding HAD family hydrolase yields MGYKAMLFDLDDTLLDRDKAVDKLFLFVLEKCYEDVCDKVKNNMLQKFKEYDKREYGTSDKTIVLESLFDEFAPKYRLPRNYIQDFWNEYFPKCFSIDQNTVHFLNQIKKYFKVGIITNGSTQRQKAKIFNTNLNRYFETIIISEEVGFSKPDKRIFELALNKQNLQPENTLFVGDNLEKDIAGPQNVNIKGVWFNPQKIKNTTEIQPYAEINTLDSLLSYVTPQYFYNK; encoded by the coding sequence TAAAGCGATGCTGTTTGACTTAGATGATACGTTACTTGATAGGGATAAGGCGGTAGATAAATTATTTTTATTTGTTTTAGAAAAGTGTTATGAGGATGTTTGTGATAAAGTCAAAAACAATATGTTACAGAAATTCAAAGAATACGATAAAAGGGAATATGGCACAAGTGATAAAACGATAGTTTTAGAATCATTATTTGATGAATTCGCGCCGAAATATAGATTGCCACGCAATTATATCCAAGATTTTTGGAATGAATATTTCCCTAAATGTTTTTCAATAGACCAAAATACTGTTCATTTCTTAAATCAAATAAAGAAGTACTTTAAAGTTGGAATTATAACAAATGGCTCAACTCAGAGGCAAAAAGCTAAAATATTTAACACGAATTTAAATAGGTATTTTGAAACAATCATTATTTCTGAAGAAGTGGGATTTAGTAAACCTGATAAACGTATATTCGAACTAGCATTAAATAAGCAAAATTTACAGCCGGAAAATACTTTATTTGTTGGGGATAACTTAGAAAAGGATATTGCTGGTCCTCAAAATGTAAATATAAAAGGTGTGTGGTTTAACCCTCAGAAAATCAAGAATACTACCGAAATACAACCGTATGCCGAGATTAATACTTTGGATAGTTTGTTAAGTTATGTTACACCACAATATTTTTATAACAAGTAA